A genomic region of Miscanthus floridulus cultivar M001 chromosome 3, ASM1932011v1, whole genome shotgun sequence contains the following coding sequences:
- the LOC136545115 gene encoding L-type lectin-domain containing receptor kinase IX.1-like, producing MSSCRASLLAVLCIILYDCTHVPRAGCLSFNLSFSEPQSLADLDRLIYCTGDAYLTLDTLELTRRSRRTNDSTGRATYTQPVRLWDAATGEMASFTTSFDFQITLDDASTIVTPGDGGMAFLLSHHVESGIPPGSFGGSLGLLPYATNGTGDTTMVAVEFDTYRNQQLYGDISGNHVAIDVNSLNSTAVTDTTSPTRNLTSGYKMMATVRYENVTKFLAVELTINGDTSYYVNATVDLKSYLPEHVAIGFSAATGGGGEQHQILSWSFISTLQEKQVAQAPPPPPPPPPPPPPPPLHQSPEIVQHPKTRSVGRTQIVISVLAAVLGVFLLACAAVLVWRHKRHKKPPNEETSDSDCEGEQRHGRAELERGVAGPRRYAYRELVAATNNFAEDGKLGRGGFGSVYRGKLAVAGEERPVAIKMFSSESSAQGRKEFETEVRIISRLKHRNLVRLLGWCDSRRNGLLLVYELVAKGSLDTHLHSSDDSESFLTWPERYQIILGLGSALRYLHQDWEQCVVHGDIKPSNIMLDESLGTRLGDFGLARLGDHGARWHTTRAVMGTAGYIDPEFVNTLHPSTYSDVYSFGVVLLEIVSGRCPVILLESGAHFVLVKWMWGLYGRNAILDAADERLRFGDQADDRCMERVLVVGLWCAHPDQSERPSIEQAMHVLQSEDARLPTLTPQMYKTVSEFAVTRRAIGALSVQSSSSATTATTATTGGHSKISSESTSSPLL from the exons ATGTCGAGCTGCCGTGCCTCCCTCCTCGCCGTCCTGTGCATCATCCTCTACGACTGTACCCATGTCCCTCGCGCTGGCTGCCTCTCCTTCAACCTCAGCTTCTCTGAACCCCAAAGCCTAGCTGATCTCGATCGGTTGATATACTGCACCGGCGACGCGTACCTCACTCTAGACACGCTTGAGCTCACGCGGCGGAGCAGGAGGACCAACGACAGCACCGGCCGGGCCACGTACACGCAGCCAGTGCGGCTATGGGACGCAGCTACCGGCGAGATGGCCAGCTTCACCACTAGCTTCGACTTCCAGATCACTCTGGACGACGCGAGCACCATCGTCACTCCCGGCGACGGCGGGATGGCCTTCTTGCTCAGCCATCATGTCGAGTCTGGTATACCCCCCGGGAGCTTCGGGGGCAGCTTGGGCCTCCTCCCGTACGCCACCAACGGCACCGGCGACACCACCATGGTCGCCGTCGAGTTCGACACCTATCGCAACCAGCAGCTATACGGCGACATcagcggcaaccacgtggccatCGACGTCAACTCCCTCAACTCCACGGCGGTCACCGACACCACCTCGCCGACCAGGAACCTCACGTCCGGTTACAAGATGATGGCAACCGTGAGGTACGAGAATGTTACCAAGTTCCTGGCCGTCGAGCTCACCATCAACGGCGACACGTCCTACTACGTCAACGCCACTGTTGATCTCAAGAGCTACCTTCCCGAGCATGTCGCTATCGGCTTCTCGGCAGCGACTGGCGGTGGTGGCGAGCAGCACCAGATACTGTCATGGTCATTCATATCCACTCTGCAGGAGAAACAGGTAGCacaagcaccgccgccgccgccaccgccaccgccaccgccaccgccaccgccgcttcATCAGTCACCTGAAATCGTCCAGCATCCCAAGACGAGGTCAGTAGGACGAACCCAGATAGTAATCTCCGTGCTAGCGGCTGTGCTAGGAGTATTTCTCTTGGCATGTGCAGCCGTGCTTGTATGGCGGCACAAACGACACAAGAAACCACCAAATGAAGAAACCAGTGACAGCGACTGTGAAGGAGAACAACGACACGGCAGGGCCGAGCTCGAGAGAGGGGTGGCTGGCCCTAGGCGATACGCGTACCGCGAGCTGGTGGCCGCCACCAACAACTTCGCCGAAGATGGCAAGCTCGGCCGCGGTGGCTTCGGAAGCGTCTACAGGGGTAAGCTCGCCGTTGCCGGCGAAGAGCGCCCGGTGGCCATCAAGATGTTCTCATCGGAGTCGTCGGCGCAGGGGAGGAAGGAGTTCGAGACGGAGGTGAGGATCATCAGCCGTCTCAAGCATCGAAACCTTGTGAGGCTCTTGGGGTGGTGCGACAGTCGTCGCAATGGCCTCCTGCTCGTCTACGAGTTGGTTGCCAAAGGCAGCCTCGACACGCATCTCCACAGCAGCGACGACAGCGAGAGCTTTTTGACGTGGCCAGAAAG GTACCAGATCATCCTTGGCTTGGGATCAGCGCTGCGGTATCTCCATCAGGACTGGGAGCAGTGTGTGGTGCACGGTGACATCAAACCAAGCAACATCATGCTGGACGAGTCTCTCGGCACCAGGCTTGGCGACTTTGGCCTGGCCCGGCTCGGCGATCACGGCGCACGGTGGCACACCACCAGGGCCGTGATGGGCACGGCGGGGTACATCGACCCAGAGTTCGTCAACACGCTCCACCCGAGCACCTACTCCGACGTCTACAGCTTCGGTGTTGTCCTCCTCGAGATCGTCTCCGGGCGGTGCCCCGTCATCCTGCTGGAAAGCGGCGCGCACTTTGTCCTGGTCAAGTGGATGTGGGGCCTCTATGGCCGGAACGCGATCCTCGATGCGGCGGATGAGCGGCTGAGGTTCGGCGACCAGGCCGACGATAGGTGCATGGAGAGGGTGCTCGTTGTTGGGCTGTGGTGCGCGCATCCTGACCAGAGCGAACGGCCATCCATTGAGCAGGCCATGCACGTCCTGCAGTCGGAGGACGCTAGACTCCCGACGCTCACACCGCAGATGTACAAAACGGTGTCGGAGTTTGCCGTCACTAGACGTGCTATCGGCGCCTTGTCCGTTCAGAGCTCCTCTTCCGCGACCAC GGCGACCACGGCGACAACCGGTGGCCACTCCAAGATCTCTTCCGAGTCAACATCCTCTCCCTTGCTTTGA
- the LOC136545116 gene encoding uncharacterized protein has protein sequence MERGSGKPPHFDGSNYPYWKIRMSAHLQGIDWLVWKICEDATYVVLPVAARTTQDHKDQHNANSKARSVLFSSLSLSEFERVSDCTTAREIWVRLQSYHEGTAQVKTRLYETYKREYENFSQLDGESIDAMFSHFQTIVNKMKANKANLPYSDHERALKLLYALDRKVWDVKVSAIIESANYDTLTVDELFSKLKSTEIDYQTQAKLKNPSAPTMALVLGSGSSSLTNPSQASFSLSCLMSVTEEQLESLGDDELALIISRFSWFHNNRLNRQRSGGPKEGCYGCGDPDHFVAHCPKKKPFTNKYDSGKCKDKRDYTSSKHKAKGGFDKEAIKKAYRRKAKAQERAFLASLSDLDDDSDDDHSSSPSTDNESEKKREDKLNGLCFVASANRGGFCTMVVDGGAKLKKDVDIDDDENEVPPTLDSLMLELDTMNDTLMSQDKLLKRAAHERKEFKDQLEVALKELELAKSGVVVSEEEECDECAIHMSNLSDLQSKYAVLLDECDELKSRSGLLGACKSCSGLQSELAEKVAKLAEFEKANSDSTTTTCVQCEALVLELESYRHDKMGTEEENTQLRSILSWVSCSEPQLGMMVSQFRRGTDSSGVGFAIGGKGEHVYGKVGEHSGLNPSEKPTNTPKLIKIPPPESTKPMIKDGVFEEPPKAPPSKQVWVPKPNHFRNSLDTLPNISSAPLPKAKKPQRVNHIHKRVSQPPSKREVRY, from the coding sequence atggagcgtggttccggcaaaccaccgcactttgatgggtccaactatccttattggaagatccgcatgtctgcgcatctccaggggattgattggctcgtctggAAAATTTGtgaggatgctacttacgttgtgctccctgttgcggcccgtaccacccaggatcacaaggatcagcacaacgcaaatagcaaagctcgtagtgtgcttttctcgagtctttcgctttctgagttcgagcgtgtctccgattgtactacagctcgagagatctgggtgaggcttcagagctatcacgaggggaccgcacaggtcaagaccagactctatgagacgtacaagcgcgagtacgagaacttctctcagcttgatggcgagtccatcgatgccatgttttcccactttcagactatcgtcaacaaaatgaaagcgaacaaggccaacttaccttatagtgatcatgagagggcgctcaagcttctctatgcccttgatcgaaaggtatgggatgtgaaggtgtcggcgatcatcgagtcggccaactacgacaccctcaccgtcgatgagcttttcagcaagctcaagtccacagagatcgactaccaaacccaagccaagctcaagaatccttctgcaccaaccatggctttggtcttaggtagtggttcaagttcattgactaacccttcacaagcttctttctctttgtcgtgcttgatgtcagtcacagaggagcagctggagtctcttggggatgatgagttggcactcaTCATCAGTCGGTTCTCTTGGTTTCACAACAATCGTTTGAACCGCCAacgcagtggtggcccgaaggagggatgctatggatgtggagatccggaccactttgtcgcgcactgccccaagaagaagcccttcaccaacaagtacgaCTCTGGCAAGTgcaaggataagcgcgactacacctccagcaagcacaaggccaagggcggcttcgataaggaggcgatcaagaaggcataccgcaggaaggccaaagctcaagaacgcgccttcctcgcctccctcagcgacctcgacgacgactccgacgatgatcactcttcttctccctcgaccgacaatgagtccgagaagaagcgtgaggacaagctcaacggtctctgctttgttgccagtgcaaaccgtggtgggttttgcactatggtggttgacggtggagcaaagctcaaaaaggacgtcgacaTCGATGACGATGAAaatgaggtaccgcccacacttgactcacttatgcttgagcttgatactatgaatgatacattgatgagtcaagataagttgcttaagcgtgctgcccatgagagaaaagagtttaaggaccagctagaggttgctttgaaggagttggagcttgccaagagtggtgtagtggtgtcagaggaggaggagtgcgatgagtgcgctatacacatgtctaacctctctgacttgcaatccaagtatgctgttttgcttgatgaatgtgatgagctgaagtctcgttctgggttgctcggtgcatgcaagtcctgctcaggcttgcaatctgagttggcagagaaggttgccaaacttgctgagtttgagaaggccaactcagatagcaccaccactacatgtgttcaatgtgaagctttggtgttggagcttgagtcctacaggcacgacaagatgggaaccgaggaagaaaacacacaacttcggtccatcttgagctgggtgtcgtgcagtgagcctcagttgggcatgatggtgagccagttcaggcggggaactgactcatcgggagtaggctttgctataggtgggaagggtgagcatgtctatggcaaggttggtgaacatagtggtttgaacccaagtgagaaacccaccaacactcccaaattgatcaagatccctccaccagagtctaccaagcctatgatcaaagatggtgtgtttgaagaaccaccaaaagctccaccatccaagcaagtttgggttcccaaaccgaaccactttcggaactcactcgatactctacccaacatctctagtgcaccccttcctaaagccaaaaagcctcagagagtgaaccacatccacaagagagtgagtcaaccaccatccaagagagaggtgaggtac